A window from Sebastes fasciatus isolate fSebFas1 chromosome 22, fSebFas1.pri, whole genome shotgun sequence encodes these proteins:
- the ecsit gene encoding evolutionarily conserved signaling intermediate in Toll pathway, mitochondrial → MKCARCLIQLQCLRLVGQSARSAAQHGVLLQSASSSQHNTQHQALRRFHGSPACAKNQPIPAEFINEDDKKKDRSLVTHDDLFEQVARDTKTKATFNKVVDVFIKRDIRRRGHVEFIYAALAKMPEFGVERDLVVYNKLLDVFPKEVFVPRNFIQRMFNHYPRQQECGVQLLEQLESYGIMPNMETKVLLVQIFGEKGHPMRKFQRIMYWFPKFKHINPFPVPQHLPEDPVDLARFSLNRIAGDLDAKVTVYQLPCTDITESGEEITLPHVVGIQSPSQMELLAKHNPSRPVFVEGPFPLWLRKTCVYYYVLRADPTPPDEKVEEPYDPERCLDYPLQLDLDLDRDLGDEESFDVEDLDEGPVFGMCMTSQGEQAVLNQWISGLQQNNPILGQVPTLFRLEAGPRELQGAADTESDHHQGPDPETQREERPHEEEPEVIVDHKSRGEARG, encoded by the exons ATGAAGTGTGCCCGCTGCCTGATCCAGCTGCAGTGTCTCCGACTGGTGGGCCAGTCAGCCAGGTCTGCTGCCCAGCATGGTGTTCTGCTCCAGTCAGCCTCCTCCAGTCAGCATAACACCCAGCACCAG GCGTTGAGGCGTTTCCACGGCAGCCCAGCATGCGCCAAGAATCAACCTATACCTGCAGAGTTCATCAATGAGGACGACAAGAAGAAAGACAGGTCTTTGGTCACCCACGATGACCTGTTCGAGCAGGTGGCCAGAGACACCAAAACCAAAGCCACGTTTAACAAAGTGGTGGACGTCTTCATCAAGAGAGACATAAGACGGCGGGGTCACGTGGAGTTTATCTACGCCGCTTTGGCGAAGATGCCGgagtttggcgtggagagggaCCTGGTCGTCTACAACAAGCTGCTGGATGTTTTCCCCAAAGAGGTGTTTGTGCCCAGAAACTTTATCCAGCGAATGTTCAACCACTATCCCCGGCAGCAGGAGTGTGGTGTCCAGCTACTGGAGCAGCTGGAGAGCTATG GTATCATGCCCAACATGGAGACCAAAGTCCTGCTGGTCCAGATCTTTGGAGAGAAAGGCCACCCCATGAGGAAGTTCCAGCGCATCATGTACTGGTTCCCCAAATTCAAACACATAAACCCCTTCCCCGTCCCCCAGCATCTACCCGAAGACCCGGTGGACTTGGCTCGCTTCAGCCTGAATCGCATCGCTGGCGACCTGGACGCTAAAGTCACCGTCTACCAG CTGCCCTGTACAGACATCAcagagagtggagaggagatCACACTTCCACATGTAGTAG GTATCCAGAGCCCCAGCCAGATGGAGCTGCTGGCAAAGCACAACCCGAGCAGGCCCGTGTTCGTAGAGGGCCCCTTCCCTCTGTGGCTGAGGAAGACGTGTGTGTACTACTATGTCCTTAGAGCTGACCCCACACCGCCTGACGAGAAG GTGGAGGAGCCCTACGATCCAGAGAGGTGTCTGGACTATCCTCTGCAGCTGGACCTGGATTTGGACCGGGACCTCGGAGACGAGGAGAGCTTCGACGTGGAAGACT TGGACGAGGGTCCGGTCTTCGGCATGTGTATGACCAGCCAGGGAGAGCAGGCCGTCCTCAACCAGTGGATCTCTGGCCTCCAGCAGAACAATCCCATCCTGGGTCAGGTCCCCACTCTGTTCCGCCTGGAGGCCGGGCCCCGAGAGCTGCAAGGGGCGGCTGACACCGAGTCAGATCACCACCAAGGGCCAGACCCAGAGacccagagagaggagagaccgCATGAGGAAGAACCGGAGGTCATAGTGGACCACAAGAGCCGAGGGGAAGCCAGGGGATGA